In Helianthus annuus cultivar XRQ/B chromosome 3, HanXRQr2.0-SUNRISE, whole genome shotgun sequence, a single window of DNA contains:
- the LOC110930448 gene encoding protein FAR1-RELATED SEQUENCE 5-like — MADLNNQQHLTVAGGTEVANLNDDPGSPLNVVPHNLSLHFAFNEDEDALVEGRVSPDPKPISSAITPSILNQNGLDDDEDGVQDCTFTQLLSTGVHADEEFYVHHTPNGTRMWCPNVPIVLKPVVGSVYETWKDVFSMYKDYAVYSGFSIRKGQTKRWKGVVTHQYIRCTKYSKPQIKRKTDTLEHSSLTIRQSNFTVTDCKASILVKFCEGSSTCTVVGFNEHHNHPFVERFNRDLSRTSRKLPFASKQFIHNMSLNRIGPIVSHRVLVSLMGGHHNVRGTPTDFKNWSQSVRLYIGDRDAQLVIDRLKERSESLPDFYYEFVVEKGQLRSIFWADEISKINYEVFGDVLAFDATYHTNKYNMIFVPFTGVDNHKQCVTFGAGLLFNETTESYKWLLESFLKAHKKQPKLVLTDQDPSMKAAISEVFTDSRHRLCMWHIMKKLPTKIAGDLFQNSELRALMHRLVWSIHMKPSTFETRWQLLMEEYGLQDHDWLKDMYSIRDQWVPAYFRDIPMCCLMKTTSRCESSNSSFKVNSSSANTLVQFMLCYETRIDNQRYRQRVAEFKTSSSVFMDSTDLAIEKHAFELYTHAISTEVRKEIYKGKLFCYIVNTEDCEEGCVYYVNHLDKRNNATNTFTVILELSNQSVSCSCNNFIRIGYLCRHIFCVYRVNNIERIPAQYVVKRWTRDVLPKSLFSIESRYGVDTRPQAAARSQILEIVTECVDALRSDVGGLSSFAEQIKELKCKLLNGGPVDDEANNDNYAAVEELLGVSLDGDVTLDNPDGIRNKGRGKRRRLSRAPQDGTSNSAVKPPKTPRLCRTCMKYVTGHDSRNCKKKKNKNKSGNEDEDEDSSSASQEST; from the exons ATGGCTGATTTGAACAACCAACAACATCTAACTGTTGCCGGCGGTACGGAGGTAGCCAACCTCAATGATGATCCCGGTTCACCATTAAATGTTGTCCCACATAATCTTTCACTTCattttgcatttaatgaagatgaagatgcttTGGTTGAGGGTAGAGTTTCTCCAGATCCTAAACCTATTTCTTCAGCGATTACAC CCTCAATTCTGAATCAAAATGGActagatgatgatgaagatggtgtTCAAGATTGTACTTTTACTCAGTTGTTATCAACAG GTGTTCATGCGGACGAGGAATTTTATGTTCACCACACACCCAATGGGACTAGAATGTGGTGTCCTAATGTTCCTATTGTTTTAAAGCCTGTTGTTGGTTCTGTTTATGAAACGTGGAAGGATGTGTTCAGTATGTACAAGGATTATGCTGTGTATTCTGGGTTTTCTATTCGTAAGGGGCAAACCAAGAGATGGAAGGGGGTTGTCACTCACCAGTACATAAGGTGTACTAAATATTCAAAACCACAGATTAAGCGTAAAACTGATACTTTGGAGCATTCAAGCTTGACTATTAGGCAAAGTAATTTCACAGTGACAGATTGCAAGGCTAGCATACTGGTTAAGTTTTGTGAGGGCAGCTCTACGTGCACAGTGGTAGGGTTCAATGAGCACCATAATCATCCGTTTGTTGAGCGTTTCAATCGTGACCTAAGTAGGACTTCAAGGAAACTACCATTTGCATCCAAACAGTTTATCCATAATATGAGTTTGAACAGAATTGGTCCGATTGTTTCTCACAGAGTTTTAGTGTCCCTGATGGGTGGACATCACAATGTACGTGGCACGCCAACTGATTTTAAGAACTGGAGCCAGTCGGTTAGGCTTTATATTGGCGATCGTGATGCGCAACTTGTTATAGATCGTCTCAAAGAAAGATCCGAGAGCTTACCAGACTTTTACTATGAGTTTGTTGTTGAGAAAGGGCAATTGAGATCGATTTTTTGGGCAGACGAAATTTCCAAGATAAACTACGAGGTGTTTGGGGATGTGTTAGCTTTTGATGCGACTTATCACACTAACAA GTACAACATGATTTTTGTTCCTTTCACAGGCGTtgataatcataaacaatgtgtGACATTCGGTGCTGGCTTGTTATTCAACGAAACCACTGAGTCTTACAAgtggttacttgaatcatttctgAAGGCACACAAGAAGCAACCAAAGCTAGTTCTGACGGACCAGGATCCTTCAATGAAAGCTGCCATTTCAGAGGTTTTCACAGACTCTCGGCACCGCCTTTGCATGTGGCATATTATGAAGAAACTTCCCACCAAG ATTGCTGGAGACTTGTTTCAAAACTCTGAGCTAAGAGCATTGATGCATCGTTTGGTGTGGAGTATTCACATGAAGCCATCTACATTTGAGACGCGGTGGCAACTTTTGATGGAGGAATATGGGTTACAAGATCACGACTGGTTGAAGGACATGTACTCAATTAGGGACCAATGGGTACCTGCCTACTTCCGTGACATCCCAATGTGTTGTTTGATGAAGACTACATCAAGATGTGAAAGCTCTAACTCAAGCTTCAAGGTCAACTCTTCTAGTGCTAACACACTAGTTCAGTTCATGCTATGTTACGAGACTAGGATAGACAATCAGCGTTACAGGCAACGCGTTGCAGAGTTTAAAACTTCATCTAGTGTATTCATGGACAGTACTGACCTAGCTATTGAGAAGCATGCTTTTGAGTTGTATACACATGCAATTTCTACGGAAGTAAGAAAAGAGATATACAAGGGGAAGCTGTTTTGTTACATTGTAAACACGGAGGATTGTGAGGAAGGTTGTGTTTACTATGTGAATCATTTGGACAAACGTAACAATGCAACCAACACATTTACG GTTATACTTGAGTTGAGTAACCAGTCGGTATCCTGTTCATGCAACAACTTCATCCGTATTGGATATTTGTGTAGGCACATTTTTTGTGTTTACCGGGTAAACAATATTGAAAGAATCCCGGCCCAGTATGTTGTTAAGCGTTGGACTAGGGACGTGCTTCCTAAAAGTTTATTTTCTATTGAGAGTCGATATGGCGTTGACACTCGTCCACAAGCTGCTGCTAGAAGTCAGATCCTTGAGATCGTAACTGAATGTGTGGACGCATTAAGAAGCGATGTTGGAGGACTTTCCTCGTTCGCTGAGCAGATAAAGGAACTGAAATGCAAGTTACTAAATGGAGGACCAGTTGATGACGAAGCCAACAATGATAACTATGCTGCTGTTGAAGAATTGCTTGGTGTTTCTTTAGATGGGGACGTAACTCTCGACAACCCAGACGGGATCAGGAACAAAGGACGCGGCAAACGCCGGCGATTGTCTAGAGCACCTCAGGATGGAACGAGCAACTCTGCTGTCAAACCTCCCAAAACACCCAGGCTTTGCCGAACCTGTATGAAGTACGTGACTGGGCATGATTCAAGAAATTGCAAGAAAAAGAAGAACAAGAATAAATCAGGTAACGAGGACGAGGACGAAGACTCAAGCTCTGCGAGCCAGGAGTCCACTTGA